A section of the Candidatus Neomarinimicrobiota bacterium genome encodes:
- a CDS encoding secondary thiamine-phosphate synthase enzyme YjbQ, giving the protein MQQITKSIATSNHSQFLNITGLVKEAVAESGIRSGVVTVFVAHTTAGITINENADPDVTRDMLNLLDRMVPWNDPDYRHFEGNTAAHMKASLMGNSTEVIIEEGRLQLGTWQGIYFCEFDGPRQRKVQLKIMGS; this is encoded by the coding sequence ATGCAACAGATCACCAAATCAATCGCCACCAGTAACCACAGCCAGTTCCTGAACATTACTGGTCTGGTTAAGGAAGCAGTGGCTGAAAGCGGAATCAGGTCAGGAGTTGTTACTGTATTTGTCGCCCACACCACTGCTGGTATAACTATTAATGAGAATGCCGACCCCGATGTTACCAGAGACATGCTGAATCTGCTGGATAGAATGGTTCCCTGGAACGACCCGGACTATCGTCATTTTGAAGGAAATACGGCTGCTCACATGAAAGCTTCCTTAATGGGTAATTCAACCGAGGTGATCATCGAAGAAGGACGCCTTCAGTTAGGAACCTGGCAGGGTATTTATTTTTGTGAATTTGATGGACCCCGACAGCGCAAGGTTCAGCTCAAAATCATGGGAAGCTGA
- a CDS encoding DUF1460 domain-containing protein, whose translation MKIFHQLIILSLLINVLSCSETQSDEVWLAQLPKPWTLSQAQMDEFLPQFQQRFPDFQTRLKNLALWRVGTPYEIFKLGEGVEPDLDPIIRYDVSDCTGHNLTTLAAARSNSWDEALGNMIEIHYKPDSTGTRQPSYLSRWHYTVDRITMNPNTVDITQTLLPLSALDSVNITLNQKESGEEFLDLNWKRNLTATYIPNNQITADLLATLPAIVGVTFVKPKYFKLGIVMGHEGMIIDGKYLLHASQSAGKTVKLDFLDYYFPDDGAFFGGIMIFEFKEKG comes from the coding sequence ATGAAAATTTTTCATCAATTAATAATTCTCAGTTTACTGATCAATGTCTTGAGTTGCAGTGAAACTCAATCTGATGAAGTCTGGTTAGCCCAATTGCCCAAACCCTGGACACTCAGCCAGGCGCAAATGGATGAGTTTTTGCCTCAATTTCAACAGCGTTTTCCTGATTTTCAAACTCGCCTTAAAAATCTGGCCCTCTGGCGAGTAGGCACCCCCTATGAGATCTTCAAGTTGGGAGAAGGAGTGGAGCCTGATCTTGATCCTATTATTCGTTATGATGTATCAGATTGCACGGGACACAATCTGACGACATTGGCTGCTGCAAGGAGTAACTCCTGGGATGAAGCACTAGGTAATATGATTGAGATCCATTATAAACCGGACTCTACCGGCACCCGACAACCCAGCTACTTATCACGCTGGCACTATACCGTGGATCGGATCACGATGAACCCGAATACGGTGGACATTACCCAAACGCTACTGCCACTTTCAGCTCTGGATTCTGTGAACATCACCCTCAATCAAAAAGAAAGTGGTGAAGAATTCCTGGATTTGAACTGGAAGCGTAATTTGACTGCCACCTATATTCCAAACAATCAGATAACTGCAGATCTGTTAGCAACATTACCGGCCATCGTTGGGGTTACCTTCGTGAAGCCCAAATATTTCAAGCTGGGGATTGTCATGGGACACGAAGGAATGATCATCGATGGCAAATACCTGCTGCACGCCTCGCAGAGTGCTGGCAAAACTGTCAAATTGGACTTCCTCGACTACTATTTCCCAGATGATGGTGCCTTCTTTGGCGGGATCATGATCTTCGAGTTTAAAGAAAAGGGTTAG
- a CDS encoding GNAT family N-acetyltransferase: MFILNTSRLKLRQIHLSDADFMLELLSSPSWKEYIGDRKVNSIAEAEAYILSKVIPSYEKFGFGFYMIITRADQTRIGICGLIRRAGLEDADIGFALLPAFEGRGFALEAAQAMLDYGIKVHALERIVAITVNHNRRSITLLEKLGMNYEKMIKLPDDNEPLMLYSNKLKKQGEVHNENFSSINNSQFTDQCLELQ; the protein is encoded by the coding sequence ATGTTTATCCTGAATACTTCGCGCTTGAAATTGCGTCAGATTCATCTCAGTGATGCAGATTTCATGCTCGAGTTATTAAGTTCACCCAGTTGGAAAGAGTATATCGGTGATCGGAAGGTTAATTCAATTGCCGAAGCAGAGGCATACATTCTATCGAAGGTGATTCCAAGCTATGAAAAATTTGGTTTTGGCTTTTATATGATAATTACTCGAGCTGATCAAACCAGAATTGGTATATGTGGCCTGATCCGGCGAGCTGGACTAGAAGATGCAGATATTGGTTTTGCCTTGTTACCCGCATTTGAAGGACGGGGGTTCGCCCTGGAGGCCGCCCAGGCAATGCTGGATTACGGGATCAAGGTTCATGCCCTGGAGCGGATAGTGGCCATAACGGTTAACCACAATCGTCGATCCATCACCCTTCTGGAAAAACTGGGGATGAACTATGAAAAAATGATTAAACTACCGGACGATAATGAGCCGCTAATGCTCTATAGCAATAAATTGAAAAAACAGGGTGAGGTGCACAATGAAAATTTTTCATCAATTAATAATTCTCAGTTTACTGATCAATGTCTTGAGTTGCAGTGA
- a CDS encoding DUF4835 family protein — protein MNKAIYLLLLWTLDLSAQGVIAEIKLKTKNLDDIPQQAVAQLADDIDYYIENTQWTFDDLPTDFTIQATIYLDSYTESGYQKIYTGKAFWGNGDDQKYFDKSWQFAFNQGDALIHSRSFNALSSFIDYWVLTILGGDLDTWNQFGGSQLYTEARQVAQLGTGNSFSLGWKDRLEDIEKLSRNQDFRKMKYAYYEAIDQWDSGQKKAALRTLTNFINNLEVSIKRQESRIFTQNFLNAKYQELGDFIWEVGDLSLLQRLMKVDEDHREHYNAILADW, from the coding sequence ATGAATAAAGCCATATACCTGTTACTCCTCTGGACGCTTGATCTGTCTGCGCAAGGGGTTATCGCAGAGATTAAACTGAAAACAAAAAATTTGGATGATATTCCTCAACAAGCTGTTGCTCAATTGGCTGATGATATTGACTACTACATTGAGAATACTCAGTGGACCTTTGATGACCTGCCTACCGACTTTACCATTCAGGCCACCATCTACCTGGACAGTTATACTGAATCCGGTTATCAAAAAATATATACTGGCAAAGCTTTCTGGGGAAATGGTGACGACCAGAAATATTTTGATAAGAGCTGGCAATTTGCCTTTAATCAGGGAGATGCCTTGATCCACTCCCGATCTTTTAACGCTCTTTCTTCCTTCATTGACTACTGGGTGTTGACCATTTTAGGCGGAGACCTGGATACCTGGAACCAGTTCGGAGGAAGTCAACTTTACACTGAAGCCAGGCAGGTGGCTCAATTGGGGACTGGAAATTCCTTCTCTTTAGGGTGGAAAGACCGGCTGGAGGATATTGAGAAGCTTAGTCGGAATCAAGATTTCCGGAAAATGAAATATGCTTATTATGAAGCTATTGACCAGTGGGATTCCGGTCAAAAGAAGGCTGCCCTCAGAACATTGACCAACTTTATCAACAATTTGGAGGTCAGTATCAAACGCCAGGAATCGCGGATATTCACGCAGAACTTTCTGAACGCTAAATATCAGGAATTAGGTGATTTTATCTGGGAAGTGGGTGACCTCTCTCTATTGCAACGCTTGATGAAAGTAGATGAGGATCATCGCGAGCACTACAACGCTATCCTGGCTGACTGGTAG
- a CDS encoding tetratricopeptide repeat protein produces the protein MILNGLFRLIVLLSLTLLVSGLIAEQSIEIDSLKQQLRSTNEGDTVDLLNRLSKVHSGSEWQKSQRYANLALDLSTSLYDKYGMAIAHTNLTNYYNHIQDYRNALDHATLALSEFELLSDVRNIAITLRIIGSTYSSLNQTDQSLDYYLRSLMIFEDLHAEEELARTVLAIGDVYSQWGQTEKARRFYERALVINEKIKDYHGVLTSENRLAQTLMTLHRYDQAKEHLERAVRIADEHLSQKLLAELYTSLGELYYHQFQLNAAQKYFLDALEMKQKSGSQGEIALALSDVGKIYQEAGDAPEALRYYEDGQQIAEAAGEASVSAEIWLQIGELQARAGYRRKAIQAMLSGLNIAQNVNDLLTVKHANLLLTETYAQFGRLDKALQYQKALLLTNDRLNHQQNNRRTAELEVRYELDKRENELDEFKASALIKELEFKRQFTDMWIVLAFTIVLMLIVIAFIFYRSRLIRQAEQEKMEHILRIKADFIAMLVHDLRSPLTSVFGFAELLKMGEKPYDRIREIAITIRETSQKMLQLVNEMLDLSKFEAGKMVLSKAKIPLKTIVVSSMQMLQPVASQRETTLKMDIKDGLPLCYCDGRKIEQVITNFVSNAIQHTPRGANILVEMHKHQKGNLGYLYFSVTDDGPGVELNQQKLIFDKYAQFESGKSKESIGTGLGLAVSRMIIEQHGGEVGYHDGETGGSVFYFQLPCIEPESSQASSAEAISVEA, from the coding sequence ATGATCCTAAATGGTCTGTTCAGATTGATAGTATTATTGTCTTTAACCTTGCTGGTCTCTGGACTTATTGCTGAACAATCGATTGAAATTGATAGCCTAAAACAACAATTGCGCAGTACCAATGAGGGAGATACAGTTGATCTTTTAAATCGTTTGTCCAAAGTCCATTCTGGTTCAGAATGGCAAAAAAGTCAGCGATATGCCAATCTGGCTTTGGATCTTTCTACATCTCTCTATGACAAGTATGGAATGGCTATTGCCCATACCAACTTGACCAATTATTACAACCACATTCAGGACTATCGAAATGCATTGGACCATGCAACCCTGGCGCTTAGTGAATTTGAACTGTTGTCCGACGTAAGAAATATTGCCATCACTTTGAGAATAATCGGTTCTACCTATAGTTCCTTAAATCAGACTGATCAAAGTCTGGATTATTATTTACGTTCCTTGATGATCTTTGAGGATCTCCACGCAGAGGAAGAACTCGCTCGTACCGTTCTGGCCATCGGTGATGTTTATTCGCAGTGGGGGCAGACTGAAAAAGCGCGTCGCTTCTATGAACGTGCCCTGGTTATCAATGAAAAGATCAAGGATTATCATGGCGTGTTGACCAGTGAAAATCGACTTGCTCAGACTTTGATGACCTTACATCGTTATGACCAAGCCAAGGAGCATCTGGAACGAGCCGTGCGTATTGCAGATGAGCACTTGTCGCAGAAATTATTGGCTGAGCTTTATACAAGCTTGGGAGAACTTTACTACCATCAATTTCAACTTAACGCTGCCCAGAAATATTTTCTGGATGCTTTGGAAATGAAGCAAAAAAGTGGCAGTCAAGGTGAGATCGCTTTAGCTCTGAGTGATGTGGGCAAGATCTATCAAGAAGCCGGTGATGCACCAGAAGCCCTGCGCTATTATGAAGATGGACAACAAATTGCAGAGGCGGCCGGTGAAGCTTCCGTTTCAGCAGAGATCTGGCTCCAGATAGGAGAGCTTCAAGCCCGGGCTGGCTATCGGAGAAAAGCTATTCAGGCCATGCTCTCAGGCTTAAATATTGCCCAAAACGTCAATGATCTACTTACTGTGAAACACGCCAATCTTCTCCTCACCGAAACCTATGCTCAATTTGGACGATTGGATAAAGCCCTGCAATATCAGAAAGCACTGTTACTGACCAATGACCGATTAAATCACCAGCAGAATAACCGTAGGACTGCTGAGCTGGAGGTTCGATATGAGCTGGACAAACGTGAAAATGAACTGGACGAGTTTAAAGCATCGGCATTGATTAAAGAGCTGGAATTTAAAAGACAGTTCACTGACATGTGGATCGTCCTGGCCTTTACCATCGTGTTAATGTTGATTGTAATTGCCTTCATTTTTTATCGAAGTCGTTTGATCCGACAAGCTGAACAGGAGAAAATGGAACACATTTTACGGATCAAGGCAGATTTTATTGCCATGTTGGTGCATGATCTACGTAGCCCTCTCACCTCTGTGTTTGGCTTTGCTGAATTGCTGAAAATGGGTGAAAAACCCTATGATCGCATTCGTGAAATTGCTATTACTATTCGCGAAACCAGCCAGAAAATGCTTCAATTGGTAAACGAAATGCTGGATCTTTCAAAATTTGAAGCTGGCAAAATGGTTTTGAGCAAAGCCAAAATTCCGTTAAAAACCATCGTTGTTTCCTCCATGCAAATGCTGCAACCTGTAGCCAGCCAGCGAGAAACAACGCTAAAAATGGATATCAAAGATGGATTACCGCTATGCTACTGTGACGGTCGGAAAATTGAACAGGTGATCACTAATTTTGTTAGCAATGCTATTCAACATACCCCCAGGGGCGCGAATATCCTGGTGGAAATGCATAAACATCAAAAAGGGAATCTAGGATATCTTTATTTTAGCGTAACCGATGACGGCCCTGGTGTGGAATTGAATCAACAGAAATTGATATTTGATAAGTATGCTCAGTTTGAATCTGGCAAATCCAAAGAAAGTATTGGAACCGGACTTGGGTTGGCTGTATCCCGCATGATCATCGAACAGCATGGTGGTGAAGTTGGCTATCACGATGGTGAAACAGGGGGCAGTGTCTTTTATTTTCAATTACCCTGCATCGAACCCGAATCCTCCCAAGCCTCATCGGCTGAAGCGATATCAGTAGAAGCCTGA
- the mpaA gene encoding murein tripeptide amidase MpaA: MTFPLDETGELCHPSRMFGKSENGIDLLIFEPQSIAPEILILGSIHGDENLTSVLLSQCLRSVDPSDLKTAVILTANPDGVLAGTRCNARGVDLNRNFPADNWKSDPVYYRNHWDRPQNIALSPGIQPGSESETKAILNLIASQRPELIISLHGFLGCIDDPLASAVAKDIAIRTQLELVPDVGYSTPGSFGSWCAEQGLPIITYEIPSHGMLELREHHIPVLRDIMTGYYDKD; encoded by the coding sequence ATGACTTTTCCACTTGATGAAACCGGGGAACTGTGTCACCCTTCCCGCATGTTCGGTAAAAGTGAAAATGGCATTGATCTCCTCATCTTCGAACCACAGAGCATTGCACCTGAAATTTTGATCCTGGGATCCATTCATGGGGACGAAAATCTCACTTCAGTTTTACTCTCTCAGTGTTTAAGGTCGGTGGATCCGTCTGATCTGAAGACTGCCGTGATCCTTACAGCCAATCCAGATGGAGTGCTGGCAGGAACGCGCTGTAATGCCAGAGGTGTGGATCTGAATCGGAATTTTCCCGCAGACAATTGGAAGTCTGATCCGGTCTATTATCGCAATCATTGGGATCGACCCCAAAATATTGCTTTGAGCCCAGGTATTCAGCCGGGTTCCGAATCTGAAACCAAAGCAATACTGAATCTGATTGCTTCCCAAAGACCTGAGTTGATTATTTCCCTGCATGGCTTCCTGGGTTGCATTGATGATCCCCTGGCTTCAGCAGTCGCCAAAGATATTGCCATCAGAACTCAGCTGGAATTGGTCCCTGATGTGGGTTATTCAACGCCGGGGTCATTCGGCTCCTGGTGTGCAGAGCAGGGTCTTCCCATCATCACCTATGAAATCCCCTCACATGGTATGCTGGAGTTGAGGGAACACCATATTCCAGTTTTGCGGGATATCATGACAGGGTATTATGATAAGGATTGA
- a CDS encoding aminotransferase class IV gives MLIYTNGTWIESNQAVIPFNDQGFLYGDSLFETIRINRSNPFRLDRHMARMLSGMGTIHMEAESILEEIPHILQTFITKNQVSNALVRIMITRGVSKGSPWSTQSDPAVYLSGRAINPTPDWPVKVIFVEEKDYPILRFHPAIKSGNYLGNMLAKKDAQNAGAFEPVFVNRDGYVTECAIRNIFFIKDDILLTPAVELGVLPGVIRDTIMELARRRGLRVRESLILKEAVQTMDEAFISSTGVGVLPIVWENFKSDYRISQILQNDLQLLFESGASDVT, from the coding sequence ATGCTGATCTACACTAACGGAACCTGGATCGAGTCAAACCAGGCTGTTATCCCTTTTAATGACCAGGGCTTTCTTTATGGCGACAGCCTGTTTGAGACCATTCGAATCAATCGAAGTAATCCGTTCCGCCTGGATAGGCATATGGCACGGATGCTCAGTGGGATGGGCACGATTCACATGGAAGCAGAATCGATCCTGGAAGAAATCCCTCATATTTTGCAAACCTTTATCACCAAAAACCAGGTCAGTAACGCGTTGGTTCGGATCATGATCACCCGGGGAGTAAGTAAGGGCTCGCCCTGGAGCACTCAATCAGATCCAGCAGTCTATCTTTCCGGACGGGCTATTAATCCCACACCGGATTGGCCAGTGAAGGTCATTTTTGTTGAAGAGAAGGATTATCCCATTCTGCGCTTTCATCCGGCCATCAAGTCTGGGAATTACCTGGGCAACATGCTAGCCAAGAAGGATGCCCAGAATGCTGGCGCCTTTGAACCTGTTTTTGTTAACCGGGATGGGTATGTCACTGAATGCGCCATCCGGAATATCTTTTTTATTAAGGATGATATTCTGCTTACACCAGCAGTGGAATTAGGCGTTTTACCTGGTGTTATTCGGGATACCATCATGGAATTAGCCCGGAGACGTGGTTTGCGGGTCAGGGAAAGCCTGATCCTGAAAGAAGCAGTTCAAACTATGGATGAAGCATTTATCTCAAGTACAGGGGTGGGTGTCCTGCCCATTGTCTGGGAAAATTTTAAATCCGATTATAGGATCAGTCAGATCCTGCAGAATGATCTCCAACTACTTTTTGAATCAGGAGCCTCAGATGTCACATAA
- a CDS encoding methyltransferase domain-containing protein: protein MSHKFNPEGAERLVSPERYQELKPDILLQRLGIPPGCTILDLGCGNGFFTFPAAVGMGEQGMVIAADTSEEMLTLLNRRIPPDNVQVLQVDEIQMDLESDSVDAAVVISLYHELKTPRKNLKEIKRVLRAEGKIMLLDWDPVSEQKRGPRQDHRILQSQVIEDLTATGFKINSSENYVEDIWMIIAQLPA, encoded by the coding sequence ATGTCACATAAATTTAATCCAGAGGGAGCCGAAAGATTGGTCTCTCCGGAACGTTATCAAGAACTGAAACCAGATATTTTGTTACAACGATTGGGTATTCCACCAGGTTGCACCATACTGGATCTGGGTTGTGGAAATGGCTTTTTCACTTTTCCGGCTGCTGTGGGAATGGGTGAACAAGGCATGGTTATCGCCGCAGATACATCCGAGGAAATGTTAACGCTCCTTAATCGACGCATCCCTCCTGATAATGTTCAAGTTTTACAGGTTGATGAGATCCAGATGGATCTGGAATCGGACTCAGTGGATGCAGCAGTTGTCATCTCGCTCTATCATGAGCTTAAAACTCCTCGAAAAAATTTAAAAGAGATCAAACGGGTATTGAGAGCTGAAGGGAAGATCATGTTGCTGGACTGGGATCCTGTGTCTGAACAAAAACGTGGTCCAAGGCAGGATCATCGTATCTTACAGAGTCAGGTAATTGAAGATTTGACGGCTACCGGTTTTAAGATCAACTCTAGCGAAAACTATGTTGAAGATATCTGGATGATCATCGCTCAATTGCCTGCCTGA